The Raphanus sativus cultivar WK10039 chromosome 6, ASM80110v3, whole genome shotgun sequence sequence TGAAAGACTAAACTTCCCTACCTATCTGTTTTGGCCATGGCCATGTGAGGTTTGTGCTGAAATATGATAAGATTACGTGTTTCTTCCTCACACATGGGACTGTCTGTCTGATCAATTGCTGGCAGAAGAAAGCTCACAAAGAGACATCATATGTCACTTTATTTATCAACCAAGAGTTTTGGTCCTTTTTATACTTGTTTGTTTTTGAATACATAAAAGTTCTCGCAACATTTTTTCTGTGGTTGCATATGCACATCGGAAGCTAGAAAGACATGTTGTGACAAAATGTTTTCCATATACACAGTATGTGTGTGCCAACACATtatcaataatattttcaattgtACAAAACAGAGCTGGTTAGACCATCTCCATCCTCTATAAATATGTTCATtactctatttctcactctatttactctataaatggaatAAAATATAGAGTGAGGATGGAGATACCCTTAAGCACTTTTACATCATTTTAACCGCAACGTAACAAGAGAGACTGAAGAATCCGGAAGGAAGAGAGCAAATGAAGATTTAGATGTAAAAGAAGCAACTTTTGACATGGAACCAATTTATTtgatgattattatttttgggCACGTATCTAATCTTGTATGTTCTTACAGCGACCGTGTGATGCTGACGTTTAACCGGTTTATTTGCACCGAAGTTAGATTTGTATCCGTCGGTCTACTTTGGCCTTACCATTTTCTATTCCCCTAAAAACTTTTACCTGAAAAAGGCTAGATGATTAGCTTAGTGAAACATAGACATGATTATGACTTTTGTCTGTTGATTAGATCTAACGATGTCGAGTAAAACGAACTCGTCAAGAAATGGTCCAATCAAACTTTATACACGACgctaaaaaaaggaaattgttCTCttcaaaaaagagaaaaagaaatgcaTTCCATGAAGAAGTATTGCATTCCTTCTCGTTATTAAGAAATGGTTCGACGTCTAGAAAGATCATTAATTAGAAATCGAAATGTTTTTCCGTAGCCTCAGTTTACAATATTGTTTGTGGCTTTTATCTTGTTTGTTCCCactaattcaaaaaaaaaacttcgcATTATTCTATTTTTGACTAAAACTTTGCGTGATTATTCCCTATCATATTGTGTTCATTATTCTTTTCACACATTGTGTACTGACTTTGTATTATGAACATGTGCAAGTTGGACAACAACTTTTCTACATTTTGGTCCGTCCAAAATTTGTTCCTTAAATAAAGAATAACATTTAGTTCAAGTAGTCAAGTAAAGAGAGCTTGATTGAAAACACACGGTAACTACTAACTAGTttgtcaaaataatattttgctaATCCATATTTGTTACTAAATTAACTTCTTTTTCTGGATCTCTTTGTGAAACAAGGACTGTTACAATCTTAGTCAAGCCGTTCCACAGcagtatttaataaaaaattttgaCTATGGTCTATTAGTATTGGCATCCTTGAATTTAATTTCAGCTCAGTTTTAACTGCGTGTCTCAGGTCATTCATTGGTCAAGTTGTTTGACGATAACATTGATTGGTTTTGGTCATATGCATTCGGAATAAACCGAAATTCATGTGTAGccgtgataaaaaaaaaagtaaaaaggcATATTAACTAATTCAGTAGCCTTTCTCCTTAAACAACGGCTAGTTTGTTTGTAAGTTCTGAAATTCATTTTTGGATGTATTCCccattatttaatattttgccTTTGGAAAGTGCAACTGAATTGGCAAATGAAACTAATTAAGCCTACGCCATTCTGACTAGACATAGATGAAACATGACAAGCACCAAACtaatttacaaagaaaattaCGCAGaggaaacaaaaaagaagacaaCCCTCAGTGTCAATGACTCACAGTCTAACAGGCATACATACACGTGTGAGGAAACACATCCACTGatacacaaacacacacacatttaTTCACGTCTAAGATCGACACGTTTCACATCTGGAACGGTTGCAACGTACCACGTATTGGAAAAAAACTAACGCGGTACGTTACCCACATATCTTAGCAAGAAAGATAAcggaagattaaaaaaaaaactccgtCTTCATCTACGGTTCACCGGGATCATGTTACCGACTACAAACAAAATTTAGTAATTTTCCTTAATTTCTCATCACATCAAACGATCATATAAACTtcaaaactatttattaaaaGGCGTTTGATTTGACGGACGTCAGTCAATGTCAATGCCAGATGAGCTTGGAGTCTCTGTTCTGCACACGGCATTTACAGCAACGCGAATATTCCTCCGCTCGTTTACGGAATATTCCGCTCTGAAGATTCTCCATCTGATACCGAGGTCGTGGCAACCTTCCATACCCCggcagaggagaaggagaagccACGACGGAGAAAGGAGATTTCGGCGACGCATCGCCGCCGCCGCTCGATCGTGGCGATACTTGCTTAGGAGTAGATAAAACCGCTCGAATCTTGCCTCCTCCGGAGGAGACGCGACTGTATTCCTCGACTATGTTGGTGAGATCCTCGTCTGACTTGACGGAGATCAGCGTCTCGAGATCTCCGTCTGGTAACTGGCACTTTAGATCAACGGAGTATCCACAGAACTCCTCCAGTTTCACCATTAGctctgagaaagaaaaaaaaagaagaaaacagagaatcAGTTTCACTTTCTTATTCGAGAAATTGAGATAATTTGAACAGACCTGAGAAAGAGATGGAATCAACGACGGAGAGGACTCTGGTGTAACCGCCGACGTAACGGAGCTTCCCGTCGATAGAGCGAGGAAGTATTCTACCGCCGTAACTACAGAGAAATTTGAGACTACTGCTTTCGCTCCTCTTCGTTGTCACCATtgttagagtttttttttgctttcttaGAAGAAGCTTCTGAGAGTATTTGGGAGAAGAGGGAGTGGTGTTTGTATCCTTCAACCGAGATTCGTGTGGGTCGAAGGGAGTCTATTTATAGGAAGAAATTGGCGTCATTGTGGGACCTTGATCGAATGTAGGCAAATGAAATACTCGTTCATCTCAGGGGGTGTTTTGGACAATACATTAATCGAatattcttgttttttctttttgtttcctttcATTGCATTAAGCGAGTAAATCGATTTTGGTGTGATTTAAAGTGGCTTTTATTACTGTATTAATTACTCCctctatttttaaaagatgcatgttctagaaaaaatatttgtttcaaaaagatgtattttttatgttttctatataaaaattgcaatttttaataaaataaattgaatttattgaaagattattggttaaaatgcattgaaatttgatattttctaaaaacaatgcatgattaatgtgttttcttaatatgtgtgaaaacttcaaaacatacatctttaaaaaacagatgGAGTAGTATCGATACCTTTCCTTCAAACTCAAATCTTTCCATGTGAATGAATCATGTGTGTTTTAAGTTATGGAATAAAGATTTAATTTCAGTGTGTTTTTAGTTATtgaataaatatttagttatggaATATTAAAGATGGCTCATTCAATTGTTTATACTTTCTTCTTTTGCAATGCCCAACAATATACGCAACTGGTAAGATAAACTTAACTTCAGACTGCTCCAGTAATTTAGTTTCAGCAGATCAATTTAAAAAGTACGGTATGATTCGCTACCTGATTTTTCTGTATTAAAGTAATCGTCTACAGCCCCACATATAATTACTTGATATATAGCATAAAAAATTTCTGTttcatatgattaaatttttttgaacGAAAGCCGAAATTAATCTCATGAACCTATGCAAAAGTTCCGGTTTTTTCTTATATCTGAGACGACTATAGTGAAAATATCTGAACTTGAATCTCCAAATATTTTCAGTAGAAAGTCATTTGTTATAGAAGTTTGCTTTTGGTTCTGCATTATTGCTTATGCGTTACTAAAGAAAAACTTAGTTATTAGTTATGATAATTTATTGTTATCAGTACTATCGTATTTGTGTCTGTTTGCTActgtattaaatatttaaatggtaGATGGAAtggaagagttttttttttcaagaaattaCAGTAGATAGAGTGGAAAGAGTTTCCAAACATGATTTTGTTTCTGAATATTTTATGTTGGAAAAAAGTTTCCAAGCTACACGACGTTTATACTAATATGGTGGAAACCATCCGATGTATTAAAATGTGTCAGTAACTACACGaagtttatgttaatacatgCCACATATAcgaagtttatgttaatatggTGCCAACATCACAGTCGGGTTAAATTGATCTAAATTTAAGTTAATGAGATCAATCCgtagtttattaaatttaataaatttaataatttttccaaaaaaactgatttattaagattaataaatctaattgattttattaatgaacttaataaacttaaGAAAATACAGAAATAGAGCAATATGAAATCAATCTTTCTCTTCTTGGCGGAAAAAAGAATAAcgtagagaagaagaaagagagagaagatggagaatGCGGCGAGCTTGGCTTCAGGTCCCGACGGAAGGAAACGGCGTGTGAGCTACTTCTACGAGCCAACCATCGGAGAAGGCAACCAACGGGTATCCCAACAGATCAGTGCGACTCACAACCTCATCCGCAGCTATGGCCTCCACGACGACATGGAGATCATCCGCCCTACCCTTGCCGAAGATTCAGATTTCATTAAGTTCCACTCGCCGGAGTACATATCATTCCTCCGCTCAGTCACGCCGGAGTACATCGACATGGCTAATAAGTCAGAAAACGTCGTAGCCGATACTAGTACCTTCCTCATGGATTATTGCCGTCTCTACGCTGGTGGTTCTATCTCCGCCGCCGCCAAACTGAATCTACGCGAAGCTGATATCGCCATCAATTGGTCCGGCGGGATGCACCGTGCCAAGAGAGATGAGGCTTGTGACTTTGGCTACGTCAACGACGTTGTCCTTGGGATCCTCGAGTTGCTCAATGTCTTCAAGGTAACTGCTTCTTTGATTAAGGCGTTGGTTCTTGGGTCTTGATGTTTCTTGGTTCGCAAGTAAAGAGAAGCTTCTACTTTTAACTTTGCCTCTGAATGGTTTCTTTGGTAATTGTGTATTCCTCATTCTTTGAGCTATAGAGAACCTTCTACTTGAGCTAGTAACTTTGCCTTGGTTCTTTGACAGCGAGTTCTCTACATAGATATTGGGTATTTCCATGGGGATGCAGTACAAGAAGCGTTCGACGAAACTGATAGAGTTATGACTATTTCTTTCCACAAGCATGGGGCCCAAAGTAGTGGATACATAACAGACTACGGGGTAGAAAAGGGAGAATGCTATTCTTTAAATGCACCACTAAAGGATGGTTTGGACGATGCAACTTTCGTCAATTTATTGGTACCTGTTATCCACAAGGCTATGGAGGTTTATCAGCCGGAAGCAATTGTTCTTCTGTGTAGCCCTGATTCACTAGCTGGTGATGAGTTGGGTAAATTCAACTTGACTACCAAGGGTCACGCTGCTTGTCTCCAGTACATAAAATCATTTCATGATGTTCCTCTCATGCTCTTGGGTGGTCAAGGTCACACTCTTGGAAATGTTGCTCGTTGCTGGTGCTATGAGGTCTCTTTAGTAACTTCAACTATGTGtgtgtgttcttttttttcaattatatttgtACAAGTCCTGTTCTTGaatggtgttttttttttctgattccCTTGGTGCAGACAGCTGTTGCGGTTGGAAAAGAAATTGACGACGATCTCGCTATCAATGTGTCCGATGCTTGTTTTGCCCCAGATTATCAACTTCATATCAAGCGGAACCGCATGGAGAATTTAAACACAGACGGATATATCGCATACGTAAAGTAATCTTCTAATACCTTTTTACTTCATTGCCTAGTTAGTTCAAAAGATGTATCTAGTCATATAACTCTAGTTAAGACTTAAAAATTGTTTGTGCGTTTTAATTGTAGGAGGACATTACTAAATCAACTTTCGCAAGTGATACACGCACCTAGTGTGCAGTTTCAAGACACTCCACCAACTAGTCAACTTACAGAAGAAGTAAGAATAAATTTATGCATTGTATTACAAATTTTTTCAGTTCCGGGTTAGTTCTTTTACCTATGAGGCCCTTAAGATTCTCATTTCATATCTCCGCAGGAGGAAGAGGACATGGAGACGAGATAAAATCAAACATACATTGACTGGTAGTGCAAGTTCTGAATCAGACTGTGATGAGGACAAGCTTTTTATCGGTTAATGCCAATGGTGTAGTGTCATATATAGTAAGAGGATTCTTTCATACTTCACTTCCCTTGTGAATAGTTTTACCAACATGTACATATATAGCAAAATAGGTGTATAAACATAGCACCGTTACTATATACATAAATCAACATTGTAAATAAGCGTGTTTACAATAGTAGTCAGATACTATATGAAATTCAAACAACAGATTGTTGTCTGCTGTCTCTAGAACACCAACACATCTCAGCTATATATAGTGTATTCATTGATCCCTGGTGAAAGCTGTACCTTCATTCCTTAGCATGTAACATGCTAGAATCAGTATATGATGTATCTGTTGGAAACCATAGGCTTAGGTGATCAGTTAAAAAGATAGGTCAGGTTCAAGAATCCTACTTGTGGAACGTATAGTCCCTCAGAAAGAATTGAGTTTGGTTTGGTGTAACATTAAGAACACAATTATGTGTGCGGTACCTTAAGGCGATCAGAACGGCAAGTAGAACCTTGGATACCTTGTTCTCTGGAGTTGAGATATATTAGTGGTACTGCTAATTGACATAGCTGGAGCTGAAGCAGATACGATGACAGTTTCTTGTGGCAGATTTTCTGAATGTGTTGGCAGTTCGGAgaagtcaaataaaaaaaacattcaaatctAACTTATACATCGAAAACTAAGACGTCTAATTTTCGGAGATAACTTACATCGAAAATATTATGGGGGTAGTAGAAGTTactctttttcaaaaaagaaaattattttgaaattactGTATACGTGTCCAAATATGATGGGCTAGAAGTTATAAATAGAACTTTGCCAAACTATAAAGTTCAAAATCTTCGGTTTAAAAAGAGCGTTAGTAGAGAAGAGTAGTCTCTcaatcttcttcctcttcgttCGTTCCTCGCTGCTCTCTCTAGGGTTCTATTTCTTTTCTGCATGATCGCTTCTGTTTCTAGGTTGAGTTTccatcttttttgttttcttcgtcGTCGCTGTCATGGGTTTTGTTTGAGATAAAACAAGAATGTAACTTTCTTTTTCCTTTCGGGTTCTTGGAAATTTGCAATCTTCTTGATGACCCTTTAGGAAAAGATCacatcttgaattatccatgaCCTTAGAATCTATCTTGAGAGTTGAGCCTCTGTTGCCATTGCCACTCTCGTGCTTCACGTTGATCATCACTCTCTTTGGCTTTACATATAGAATGTCGCCTGGTGATCGCTGGTATTTTACAAGAGAAGAAATAGAAAACAACTCACCATCAAGACCAGATGGAATCAATTTAGAGGAAGAAACTCGCCTACGCAACTCATACTGTACATTCTTGAAAGATCTCGGTCTCAGACTTAAAGTGTAAGTTTCTTTGCTGCCTCTCAAGATAGTTTAGTTTCCGTATTGAGTAGGGAACATGTATACCTTTTGACATATAGGCTTTGAtctgttattatatatatattccataGTTTGATCTGGTGCAGTCAATTATTGATACTATATCTAGGTTAGTTTGATTTAGCattggtttttttttgcttggacGAATATTTATAATCTCACAACGTACGCAGGCACCAGATTGTGCTCGCCACTGCAATGGTACTCTGTCACAGATTCTTCCTTCGTCAATCACACGCAAAGAATGACAGATTGGTGAGTTTAGTTGGACCTTAGCTAAATGGTTGCTATATATGCTCAAACATCCCAGCTCCTCAAAGTTCcccctatatatatattcattactTGATATATAAAATTGTGATTGTTAAATGTATttcttggtttgtttttttcGCTGATTAGTTCTCTTATGCATTTGCCTGTTACGTTTCCTCTCCAGACAGTTGCAACAATCTGCATGTTCATTGCTGGGAAGGTTGAGAGAGGAACTCGACTGGATTTAGAACAACTTATTATTGTCTCTAATGAGATCATACACAAGAAGGCTATTGCAGCTGACAAGAGACAGGTTACCTTTGTTAGCTTTTATTAATAGGTTTGTGAATTAGAtctctttttcctttcttttgcaTATacataaaatgttattttacttGTGCAGGAAGTATATGAACAGCAGAAAGAGCTTGTATTAAGTGGAGAGAAGCTTGTTCTTTCTACATTGAACTTTGATATCAGTGTTGATCTTCCTTATTATCCTCTTACCGTagcaattgaaaaatatatcGTTGACGATGCTACAAAGGCTCAATTTCCTCCAGTTGCATGGAGATTTGTCAACGATATATAGGTAATTATTGACTTTCAAAATATCTGAGAATTTTGATGGTGGTGTATAGGCGttgcttgtttttttcttttttcttgttctttataCAGTCACAAGTGATTTGCAGTTACTTGACGACACTCAGCCTGCAGTATAAGCCTCGTCACATAGCAGGAGCTGCTTTTTTCCTCGCTGCCAAGTACCTAAAAATGGACATGGAATCAAATAGAGAGAGCTGGTGTCAGGAGTTTGATATCACGCCTATACAACTAGAGGGTACGTGttaatctttattttcttataaataagtGACTTTGATTGATGGCTCTCGACCTTGTTGCTCCGGtttatttatatcttttaaaaaaaaaatcagatatccgtgTC is a genomic window containing:
- the LOC108811374 gene encoding uncharacterized protein LOC108811374, with the protein product MVTTKRSESSSLKFLCSYGGRILPRSIDGKLRYVGGYTRVLSVVDSISFSELMVKLEEFCGYSVDLKCQLPDGDLETLISVKSDEDLTNIVEEYSRVSSGGGKIRAVLSTPKQVSPRSSGGGDASPKSPFSVVASPSPLPGYGRLPRPRYQMENLQSGIFRKRAEEYSRCCKCRVQNRDSKLIWH